ATGGATTGAGGCAATCTTTATGTATTCTAAGGTAACAGATAAAGAGTCAAAGATTTACAAAAAGACAAAAGATCAAATTGAAAAGTGCCTAAAAAGAAAATTATGGATTAAATATACGGTTGGAGATGGCTTAATAAGAAATGGTGTGTTTACCTTTGTCCCGGACAAGATAGACTCGGATATTGCCTGGGTAAGTTTTAGCGGATTTGAATACACTTCCTCAGGAATATGCAAATATGATAGAAAAACAAATACCTTTATTAAAGACCTCAGAATTTCATTAACTGGCTTTGGAAAATTTATTATTGATACCACTCATCCAGATTTTGTCTGGTTCTTTTCATACAATGGAGGAGTCCATTTATATTCTCGGTACAATGATACATGGACATCTCTTAATAACAAATTTGCCTTCTGGAATCCGAAACTGGTTGTAAACGATAACAATTACCTATGGGTAGTGACTTCGAGGGGATTAAATAGATATGACAAGATAAAAGAGGAAAAGAAACTTTTTTCTGAAACCGAAGGGATAGAAATTTTATCTCTTGCTCCAGATAGTAATTATCTCTGGGTAGGTACTTCTAAAGGAATTATGCAACTTAATAAAAAAGAAGGAAAATGGGAAACATTAAATGAAATAGATGGGTTTAAAATATCCCAAGTCAAATTGATTAAAGTAGATAATGAGCATGTTTGGTTTGCTGCTTCTAATGGGCTAATTAGCTATAAGAAATCAACTGGCAAATGGGTAAATTATCTCAATATGGAAGGTCTTTATAGAATAAACTCTATTCTTGTAGATGAAGATAAAGTATGGATTGGAAGTGGAAGAGGATTATTTTTGTACTCTAAATCAGATGGGTCACTGAAAAGATGTCTATTAGCAGATGGGTCTCCAGTTTTATCTAACTCAATTACTGTTGATAAAGATTATATATGGGTAGTTGATTCTTTAGGTAAAATCTATCGATATGACAAGAAGGAATTGAAATGGGAAGTATTTCTTGAGACTACAGATTGGTTAATGGGGACATATTGGGATTATCCTGCACAAATTTTAGCAGAGGAGAATAATATATGGTGTTATGGACCATATACCTATCTTACACGATATAAGAAAGATAAGAATGCCCATCAGTCTTACTCGTTGGATTCGATTGGGATAATAAAGAATGATGTATTTTTGAAAAAATATGCGTCATCTGGAGGTGAAACATCTATATTATTAAAGGAAGGAATGGGGGTAGAAATTTTATCAGAGAAGAACAATTGGGTTGAGATTCAAGTTCCTTTTTCTCATAAAGGATGGATTGATTCTAATAAAATATACAGGTATGAGAACATTAATGAGATAAACAAAATTGCTAAGCAAAGAGAATCTGAATAGGGAGGTGATTTGAAATGAGCAAAATAATGATTAAGCAGAATAAGCTTTTATTCATAATAGAACTAATTTTATTAGTCTTATTTCTCCATACCTCTGCTAATGCCCTTGGTAATTTTGGCACAGGGGATGGTGAGTTTGCTGTACCTTATGGTTGTGCGGTGGATTTGCAAGGGAATATCTATGTAGCGGATTCTGGTAATAATCGAGTGCAAAAATTTGATTCAACAGGTAAGTTTTTATCAAAGTTTGGTTCATGGGGTGTTGCTGACGGACAATTTGCTCATCCTTTAGGTATTGCTTTAGATAGGCGTGGTAATATCTATGTTGCAGATACTGGCAATAACCGCATACAAAAGTTTGATTCGTCTTTTAATTTTATTACGAGTATATCCACCATTAATCCTCAAATGTTTTACCCAAGAGATGTAGTAGTGGATAAAGAGGGAAATATATTTGTTGTAGATTCAGGCAATCATAGGGTTTTAAAATTCAATTCTAATGGGCAACCCATTGGTAATTTTGGTTCCAGAGGTTCAAGTACCGGTCAGTTTATAGACCCGTATGGAATTGCTTTAGATAATGCAGGCAATATTTATGTAGCGGATACCTGTAACCATCGGATACAGAAATTCAACCCATCTTTTAATTTCTTATCAGCAATCGGTAATGGTGAAGGTGTTACCCCGGGCAAATTACTTTATCCGCAGGATGTAGCTGTTGATTCAGACGGTAATATTTATGTTTC
This region of bacterium genomic DNA includes:
- a CDS encoding SBBP repeat-containing protein — encoded protein: MSKIMIKQNKLLFIIELILLVLFLHTSANALGNFGTGDGEFAVPYGCAVDLQGNIYVADSGNNRVQKFDSTGKFLSKFGSWGVADGQFAHPLGIALDRRGNIYVADTGNNRIQKFDSSFNFITSISTINPQMFYPRDVVVDKEGNIFVVDSGNHRVLKFNSNGQPIGNFGSRGSSTGQFIDPYGIALDNAGNIYVADTCNHRIQKFNPSFNFLSAIGNGEGVTPGKLLYPQDVAVDSDGNIYVSDTDNHRLQKFDPSGNHLEVIGSMGQGKGRFLTPQKLAIHQNKLY